Proteins encoded by one window of Chloroflexota bacterium:
- a CDS encoding carbohydrate ABC transporter permease — protein MKKKTTWFYRLQSIFGRVVIHLVLLVGVVIVVFPFYWMVTTSFKTLDEAVQFPPTLLPKVWMFSNWIEAWNSAPFGRYFFNSIFVSTSVTFLVLTTSVLAAYTFARIRLPGKDLIFVLFLATMMIPFEVILIPDFVIVKKLGWYNTYAALILPWSAQVFSIFLMRQFFLSVPLDLYEAAQVDGCTHHRFLWHIALPLSVPALLTCGIFSFLGSWNALLWPLITTSSSEMRPLQVGLAVFLTEEGIYYQLLMAAATFTVLPIIIIYFFAQRQFIEGIARTGIKG, from the coding sequence ATGAAGAAAAAGACTACTTGGTTTTACCGCTTACAGAGTATCTTTGGGCGGGTGGTGATCCATCTTGTGCTCTTGGTGGGAGTAGTGATCGTTGTCTTCCCGTTCTACTGGATGGTCACCACCTCCTTCAAGACCTTAGATGAGGCTGTTCAATTCCCACCGACGCTTTTGCCCAAGGTGTGGATGTTCAGTAACTGGATTGAGGCTTGGAACTCCGCCCCCTTTGGTCGCTACTTCTTCAATTCCATCTTCGTCTCCACCTCAGTGACCTTTTTGGTTCTGACGACGTCGGTGCTGGCGGCCTACACCTTCGCCCGCATTCGTCTTCCAGGAAAGGATCTAATTTTCGTACTTTTCCTGGCGACGATGATGATCCCCTTTGAAGTGATATTGATTCCCGACTTCGTCATCGTTAAGAAACTTGGTTGGTACAATACCTATGCGGCCCTGATCCTACCTTGGTCAGCACAGGTGTTTAGCATCTTTTTGATGCGTCAATTCTTCTTAAGCGTACCATTAGATCTCTATGAGGCGGCTCAGGTGGATGGTTGTACGCACCATCGCTTTCTCTGGCATATAGCTTTGCCCTTATCGGTGCCGGCCTTGCTCACCTGTGGTATCTTCTCCTTCCTGGGCAGCTGGAACGCACTCCTGTGGCCACTTATCACTACCTCCTCCTCGGAGATGCGGCCATTGCAAGTGGGACTGGCTGTTTTCCTCACTGAGGAAGGCATCTACTACCAGCTGCTTATGGCCGCGGCCACATTCACCGTCCTGCCGATCATTATTATCTACTTCTTTGCCCAAAGACAGTTCATCGAAGGGATCGCTCGAACTGGAATAAAGGGCTGA
- a CDS encoding sugar ABC transporter permease, whose amino-acid sequence MSEMMVRPAELEQRARLARRRKYWGEALTGILFLLPATVIIVLFHFTPVFYAFYISLFRWALLPEKFIGLENYATVLSSQGFWNSLLVTFYFVLGTVPLALAISFFVAYLLFQKIIARSFFRTVYFLPYITSIVAAAMVWRWIYHPQGGAANYFFNLLGLPMQQWLLEPTGIFKLLLGGAGITIPEWAGGPSLALVAVMLMTIWQSAGFDIVIMLAGLGNIPGELYEAARIDGAKERHLLRHITLPLLSPTLFFLGIITTIRAFQAFNQIYIMTNGGPVDTTRTVTMYIFSNFYEYTRVGYASAVAFVLFFVILGLTIIQIRVVGQRVHY is encoded by the coding sequence ATGTCCGAAATGATGGTTCGACCGGCGGAGTTGGAACAGCGGGCTCGCCTCGCTCGTCGCCGGAAGTATTGGGGGGAAGCCCTCACTGGTATTCTCTTCCTTCTTCCAGCGACCGTCATCATCGTCCTCTTTCACTTCACCCCGGTATTTTATGCCTTTTATATCAGCCTCTTTCGCTGGGCTCTGCTTCCAGAAAAGTTCATCGGACTGGAAAATTACGCGACGGTCCTGAGTAGTCAGGGTTTCTGGAACTCGTTGCTAGTGACTTTCTACTTTGTGTTAGGCACGGTGCCCCTAGCCTTAGCTATCTCCTTTTTCGTCGCTTACTTGCTTTTTCAGAAGATCATCGCCCGTTCCTTCTTTCGTACGGTCTATTTCCTTCCTTACATCACCTCGATCGTGGCTGCGGCGATGGTCTGGCGTTGGATCTATCACCCCCAGGGCGGAGCGGCGAATTATTTTTTCAACCTGCTGGGCTTGCCAATGCAACAGTGGCTATTGGAACCGACGGGGATATTCAAGCTCTTGCTTGGCGGGGCTGGTATCACCATCCCGGAATGGGCCGGAGGTCCCAGCCTGGCGCTAGTAGCGGTGATGCTGATGACTATCTGGCAGTCGGCAGGGTTCGATATCGTCATTATGCTGGCCGGTCTGGGGAATATCCCTGGTGAGCTCTATGAAGCGGCCCGCATTGATGGGGCCAAGGAACGGCACCTTCTTCGCCATATCACTCTACCCCTGCTTTCGCCGACCCTTTTCTTCCTCGGTATAATCACTACTATTCGTGCCTTCCAGGCCTTCAATCAGATTTACATAATGACCAATGGTGGTCCGGTGGACACGACACGGACGGTAACCATGTACATCTTTTCCAACTTCTATGAGTACACCAGGGTGGGCTATGCCTCTGCAGTGGCCTTTGTGCTGTTCTTCGTCATCCTTGGCCTCACCATCATCCAAATACGTGTCGTCGGACAGCGGGTGCATTATTAA
- a CDS encoding MTAP family purine nucleoside phosphorylase, giving the protein MKIGIIGGTGLYDPAMLEDRQERIINTPFGKAHVFQGRCRGRETVFLPRHGVGHTLLPAQVNYRANLMALKKLGVDRVLGVSAVGSLNSQMQPGHLVVCDQLVDFSKNRVQTFGLGHVDVTEPYCSEMRQAVQQGAAKVEDIIIHPLGTYVCFEGPRYETAAEIRMLQRLGMDVVGQTNIPEAPLARELGLCYGLLALVTNMGAGLTQTRPSHEAHREMMRRSLPKLQEVILETVSMIPEEKRCACQAQAVL; this is encoded by the coding sequence ATGAAAATAGGTATTATTGGTGGGACAGGACTTTATGATCCAGCGATGCTGGAGGATAGGCAGGAGAGAATCATTAATACCCCCTTTGGCAAAGCACACGTCTTCCAGGGGCGCTGTCGTGGGCGGGAAACAGTCTTCCTTCCTCGCCACGGTGTGGGTCATACTCTTCTACCCGCCCAAGTCAATTACCGGGCCAATCTTATGGCCCTTAAGAAATTAGGTGTAGATAGGGTGCTGGGCGTCTCAGCCGTGGGCTCACTCAACAGCCAAATGCAACCTGGGCATCTGGTGGTTTGCGATCAATTAGTGGATTTCAGCAAGAATAGGGTCCAAACCTTCGGGCTAGGGCACGTGGATGTGACGGAACCTTATTGTTCAGAGATGCGCCAGGCGGTGCAGCAAGGAGCGGCTAAGGTTGAGGATATCATCATTCACCCGCTGGGTACCTATGTCTGTTTTGAGGGTCCGCGTTACGAGACGGCTGCTGAGATCAGGATGCTCCAGCGCCTGGGGATGGATGTGGTAGGTCAGACGAACATACCCGAGGCCCCCTTGGCCCGTGAGTTAGGACTTTGCTACGGGCTCTTAGCCCTGGTGACGAATATGGGAGCGGGATTGACCCAGACTCGCCCCAGTCACGAGGCTCACCGCGAGATGATGCGCCGCAGCTTGCCCAAGTTGCAGGAGGTAATCCTAGAAACTGTAAGCATGATTCCGGAGGAGAAGAGATGTGCTTGTCAGGCACAGGCCGTCCTGTAG